The Vanacampus margaritifer isolate UIUO_Vmar chromosome 16, RoL_Vmar_1.0, whole genome shotgun sequence genome includes the window TAAGTCAAGCCAGCGCTGTATTTGCGTGCGAGTGTCTTACTGGTGCTGGAGCAGGAGGAGGTGTTGAAATCTCCGCAACGCCAGTTTCGACATAGTCCTTGAAGGCAGCGATGTCGCTCTCCTTCTCTACGATGATGCACAGCGGCGTCCCCAGTGGGACATCACGCGTCCCCTCCGACACCATTATTTTAGCCAGGTAGCCCTCCTCCTGCACCTCGAAACCTCAACATGACACAAAAGGGGAGACAATGACAACAGGTTGGATAAGAGACAACAATATTCGGGACGGGTGTGTTCAAGGACGTTGGGGTTTACCGATGGTCGCCTTGTCCGTCTCGATCTCAGCCAGCAGGTCTCCCTCACCGAGCTTCTCGCCAACCTTCTTCTCCCAGCGCTGCACCGTGCCCATCGTCATGGTGGGGGAGAGGGCGGGAAGTGTGATCTGCAGCCatcaatcccccccaaaaataaaaaataaatacattaagaTTCCCGTTGACGATATTTCGCATCAACGGTGCTTGAAGGGTTAAGAGGTCCACCTTCAAATGTGTCGGGTAGGAGCTGCCCGGAGCCGCAGGTGGTGCACTTGCAGCTGccgatggaggaggaggagcagaaggagcggcggcggcggcagctgaTGAAGAAGCGGAAGTAAGCGAGTCCAATGTAACATCCTTGAATGCGGGGATGAGATCTGGACTGCAAGatagacaaaataaaagtagctttaagtcaactttttttgtttttgcgatTGTAATTACTTCCCATATTCATCTGCAGCAAGTACGACGAGTATCGCAGTTCTGTTTACCTGTCAACTGTGATGCAAATTACTGATCCAATGTTTACATCTCTGGTCCCTTCAGCAACAAGGATTTTGGCTAGATAGCACTCTTCCACCATCTCAAATCCCACCGTAGCCTTGTCCGTCTCCACCTACAAATAAACATTATTCATTTGTCTCCACATATCCATACGCATGACACAATCTCCACACCTCCGCTATGAGGTCTCCCTCGTTGATTTTCTCTCCCTCCTTCTTTTCCCAGCGAGCGATGGTTCCAGTCTGCATGGTGGGTGAGAGTGCAGGCAGCTCCACCTGTTTTAAAATTGACAGCAGCACATCACTGAAAAAATGTGGACATGATCAGTAACACATACTTCACAATATACCGAGTGATGGACAGCAGATTTTAAGGTGATTTATAAGTTACAGTGGCTATTCACAAGTGGAGGGGGTCAAAGGTTGACCAGTGGCACATTGGACGTATTAGTACAGTTAAAAATTTTGGGTCAAGTTTAGTCAGAATTGCAACTTTGAAAGTTTTCACGAGAACGAGAACACTTAATTAggctgaattattatttttttgattccCCTCACCACAAATTGTCAAAATTTGTTcatcatgtttattttgagtgtGATTATTTAATACAAATAGTGGTTCAATAGATTGGAAAACTTTGTTAGCCAGCATGTCtatttctactactactactctaCTAAATGACATGGAgtttaaacacacttttaagACTAAAACTCACACGAACTGCACAATATACAATGATTTGCTTgttaaatttgaattttaagACGTTTTAATGTAATAAAAGTGCGCGTTAAGTTTCATCTCGTCTCTGTGCTAGCGACGGAGGTCATGCTAAGTGTCGCGGGTGCTATAGCAACCCGAAACCCGGTAACGGTACCTTCTGGTGCGGCGGCAGGCTGTAGAAACGTTCGCTGCGGCAGCTAGCAGTCAGCTGGGGACACCGCAGCAGGGCTCCCCTGTGAGTGAAGCCCACGGTGGAGCAGACAGCCCGGGAGCCGGCTACGCGGTGCAGCCGCCTCGCACAGCCGGTTCCGGATAAGCAACGGGAGCTGACGGCAGGCCCAGCCGGGAGGGCACGGGGACGAGGGAGCCCGGCGGACGGCCTGAGCCGCAGGATTAGACGAAGCATGTCGGAGAAGTGGAATAACTATACGGACCTATGGATAATATAATTACTTTACATCTGCATCGGGGAAAACCTCTAATAACCGTTGCGGTGCCACTCCTCACTTTCTAATGACCTCCTCCTGTCCAAAACACACCGATTTCCGGCTCTTACACGCACTGCCGTATCTCGGCGAAAAGTGTCGTAAAATATGTTGCAACGTAAAATGAACATCAACAAAGCCAAGAAGAGTGCCATAATATTCCAtataaaatcagtcaaataaatgtgtcatgttaTTCTGTAGTCGTATGTAATTTTCTTTCCACACActcaaaaatgaaacaattatatttttatacaaccGATTTTATTTTGCAATACACATCCAACATTGACAGACAATGTACTTGTTTTTAAAAGGTAAGTCTTTATTTGTagcgtaaaaaatattaaaactgtaCATTTTGCAGACTGTTATGGCATTCAGAAGGGTTCATTAGATTGATGCATATCTCAAttggcttgttaaaaaaaggaagcaaTTGTAAATAAATGGTAAGCATGAGTGTATGGAAGGGGTCTGCCATTATCCTAACATGGAAGCTGAGCTGAGCACacaatacacacatgcacactcacacaataaataaataaaagtatagtTCCAACATGATTCCCATGTGTCATTAAAACACAAGCATTCTCAGCCTATATGTGACAAAGGATAATATTCATACCAAAATATggtggggaaaaataaaaaaaactttctttttttctaaacagtAAACAGTATGTAAACAGTGCCATTCACCTGCATTTCTAACGCACATGAGTTACAACATGTATTCAACAGCTATTCACAGAAGCATGTCCAGAATGTTAACACTCAAGGCAGTGAGCTACttgaaacaaacaagcaaaaacaaacaaaatcacaaaCTTGACATTAAGATAACAAGGTGCCACttccaaaaaaatgtcaatggtTGATAATACTGAAGGCTTAAAATGACATCCATGTTGCAAGCTTAAGgacaaaatgcatttaaacTGGCCACAGTTACTTTAAAAACTATAGTGCtgaacaatgaatgaatgaaaggaGTTTCCAAACACTGGAGGTGAACAAAATAAAGGTTAGGTTTCTGGTACTTAAGGCCTGGCAATATCAAGCACATGGTAACAAGGCACTGAGTTCTACATGACGTGATCGACACGACAGCAAGTCCAGAATAAAAGCCCAAGTATCCAATTGTTGAAGTCTAGTTATTTCTAAAAAAGTtgaatctcaaatcatcttgtTCAAGCTTCCAGTTTCATGAAtgtctaaaaatgtaaatagaaagcaaacaaacaactgAGCAACGACAGTAAAGAAAATGGCGAGAATATGAGGAGACATGTCGATGTTGTTACCTGTCTTCACCGTGGTCTTCCTCCACCCAAGCCACAATTTTGCCCTCCCAGCCAGGAACGATGGCTCCATCTAAGAAAACctgttctcacacacacacacacagggacaAACAGTAACGTACCCTGAACAGTGGATTTCACTTTAAGAAATTCTACAACCACAGCTTTCTCTTACCTCCTCCTTCACAGTACCAAATTCGGGGTCCAAGGCCTTAAAGTGGTACCTGTAGTTCCCCTCTTGATCCACAGCTGCCTTCACATCCTTGAGTGTCACTTCTCCCAACCTGTTCACATTCTCACATTGAAAATGTCTATCCTACGCTATTTCATATGCTGATGTCAAACTCAAACCACCTTTTGGGTATGTTGATCATTGAAGGTGTGGGGGATCTTCCTCTGAAGTACAGGATCTTAGTAGAGGATGTGGAGGTGCTGTTGGACTGACAAACCTCTGtagtgaaacaaaataaaaacatagtcAACTCTAAAAATGTGTCgtatgtttaaataaaatttcaacTTACTTGGCCAAGAGTCACAGTCACTATTCTGTCCTTTGCGTCTGGGAGATTTCCCTCTAACCTGCAGTTTGAGGACACAAGTTGAAGAGAAACTAGCACCACAACAACCGTTTGCAAGCAGTCCCTGCAGTGGAATTCAATTGAAAACTCTTATTAGATTTATCTGGCTACAGAAATATATGGCAATCCTATCCTAAGGGAGTAAGAAGATGCACACTTTCCATTTTCTGTCACGTAACTATCTTGAAAATACAAGTGTggtcaaaatgttgataaaaatccACAGTAATGAATTCAAAAGTAGCTTGAAGTACACCAAaaacttttcttattttttttttaaccaccctCGTACCGTGTGTGTATGCGCCGCGTGCAGTCTGTCGATGAGTGACAcgatgccttgctcaagggtgTCCAGTGTGTGGTGCTGCGGGTCATGGGCTCTGAAGTCGCTCCTCAAACTTCGAAGTGCATCTCTGAGCAGCTGAACCTCTTCTGCCTGCAAATAAGGCACGGCCACGCATTTATTCACCAATAACAATATTTGACGAAAGCGACTAAGGTTGAATGCAGGAGCTCAGAACATGTCATGCTTTGTGAGGGTTGTTCAGGGAGGTAAAATAATAGCAAATGGCCTTCTAGCTGTCAGTAAGTACAAAATGGAGGCAAAAGCACTTACACTTGATATGGAGGAAGCAGGATTGGCAGAGTAGTAATAGCCATTGCTTTCAGTGCATGGGGAAATCTGAGAAAAGAAAGTTTATTGTCAAATACGTGTGTGATGTTCAGAATTTGGTAGTAGTGTAATTAAAATCAATATTACCTGTAGGTCTCGATTCATTACTTCCTGCCTAATGCTGTTTTTATGGTCCAGCTCTTTTTGCAACTCattctagaaaaaaaagggagaaaaaaaaacatgacaaacacacacccCAGTAGAAGCCTGGAGGACAAAATGCAACTTACTGAATGAGACAGCTGTAACAGCTGCTTTTGGCTTTCTTCAAGTTTTTGTTTGAGCTGTTGCAGAAGTCTGTCCTTCTGCCCAACTTCATTCTTTGGTAACAAGGGAGACAAGGAAAAGGAAGAAAATGTGTTAAGTAATGACAACTCAAAGGGAAAACtatcaaattaactcaaaaaaGCATTCAAGATTTGAagaatatagaaaaaaaagttgtttgtatGTAATGCTATCGGAAGAAAGCATATTAgttatatggaggaccaaaattgccaacatttaaaatgataaatgaatgaatgaataaataaataaataagtgaaaagacaaatataaaaatataattaaaaaaaaaaattaaaaaaaaatacacacacacaccatttattcatttatttatttattaatttttaattttggcagttgtGGTCCTCCGTAGAGTTACAGTCCTGTACACACATTACCTTGCAGTCACTCCACAGTCGGGTACATTCCTCTAGCTTCCACTGCAGCTCGGTCTAAGGGAAATAGCATCATCAAAAATTACATTGAacacagtagtagtagtagtagtagtaataataataataataataataataataataaataataataataataaatatatgtaaTGTACTTCATATTTCAGCAATATCAAAGtgctacaaagtaaaaaaattaaaaaaaaaagaagaagaaaaaaaagatgtgcttaattatgattttttttttaaccttctgATTGCTCAGTTGGTCCTTAGCCATGCTGGCTCGGAGCAACTCTTGCTTCATCTGAAGGATGGACGCCTCCTGAGTGCACAGGCGCTGCTGCTGAGCCTTCTGGAATTTTCAGCATGCCAACAAAAAGCAACCTTGATTTTATCCAATGCGAATAAGTTAACACGTCATGCAACAGCATGAGAGGTTACAGTATATAACTGTAATGTGTTGTGTAAATTATGCATGGCTCTTGCCTTGATTCCTTGGAGGTTTCGTATCTCTTGCTTGCAGCTCAACAGTTCCCTCTAAACCGGCGAGTTAAATATTAATTAGTCACACGTAGCTTGTTGAATGTAATCAAGCGTCTGATATTttgcttgaaaagaaaaaaaaaacataccttcAGCTCCCGAGACTCCTCCATACTCTGATCCAAGCGGCTGCGGATGACGACCTGGAAAGAGAGTGAGAACAAGGGAGGCGTGTGACAATGCACAGAAACTGACACCCGAGTCACCACCCAGTGCACACACATAGCTACAtagtcacacacacgcacacacacagaaatgtGATCTGTGTGGAGCACAATGAGCTGCAAGGAAGAAAAGAGGGAGCGATCctacagaaaataaaacatttgaaggaggaaaataaaaacagatgagaggaagtaggaaaaaaatgatgtgtaCCAGCTGCTGATCAGGATGCCCTTCATCCAAACTTAAAGACAGATCTTGCTCGTCCTCCGGCAGGGAGCCTTGGAGGAGCAGGGCCTTAGAAAGACAAATGATGTCAATTGACACCAGGTGGCGATGTGGAGCAATATACAGTTCATTTCTTGTAGTCCTAACTACCAATAGCTATGATAATTACTGTATTTGAcatcagtgattctcaaaagTGCAGTATGTACCAATAGTGGTACGCTGgcaccctctagtggtatgagaaaaaaacatgtgcCTGAGTACATTACAATTGGATTGAATTAagttcaatacatttgcattaagAACTGTTTGGTTCTaataagtcattaaaaaaaaaaatgtgattaacaTTTTATGTGTAGCAGGACATTTGAATTGAATCACTTTCtaagtatagtttttttttatgttcctgTATTAATACATTGACTTCTTaaaaatttgataaaaaaaaaaataattttggaaatCTGAGTGGCTCAGCTGGTCTTCTCTCATTTACAACGTGAGGTTTAAAAGCTTAGTCAGATGAAGAGTATGTGAGCAAAATGTTACCGTACTTTCCcatcaaatactgtacagtcaatttctttatttaaaacttTGACTTTACCATTTTACAAATGTCAATATTTAAGTAAGCAGTACATCAACACTTGAAGCTAACataaatgtcaatttaaaaaagccattctaaatgtaaaaacacaaacttgCCTACCTGCAAAGCCGACACCATTTTCCTGGTCTCCTCAACCTCCTTCTCCAAAGTTTCACCGATGGAATCTTCCCAGGTCGACTCGGCGACGGTAACAGACGACTCGACTGTCGGGACGCAACAATGAATAATGACGCACAAATCACACATCGCGACTCCGAGATGTAACTCTCGCCTCTGTTCTCTGATTGTGTGCTATCTCCTTCCTGGTGGTCTGTTTGGGTGCAGGGTGGAGCTCTGGGAGACGGTAAAGGACTCACTGAGCTGCaactcaaaagaaaaaagaaaaaaaacaaacacttaagaTATAGCTTGTAAGTaaatcatcagaaaaaaaactttgaagtATTAGCAAGTCACTAAACATAGTATAAACGTATTTCGCCACAACATTATACAATAAACCTGATTTTGTAAGCAGCATACCATTTAATCTGTGCTCCCCCCATCTGACTGATCCGTGTTGTAGCAGGCTCATGCTAATTTATCATCTTccaaaatcaaacacaaatgcacacacccCCTCCCCGTCTTGCTAGTCACATGCTACCATGGAAACCAGCACAGCATATCCCGCGAAAGCATATCTCCTAATTAATGCACACACGACGACGGGGCATAAGTTCTCGTACTGCAGCGCAGGCCGAGGCGGTCCGAAATGTTGCTGTTGCGTGTATCGAATGAAAGGCAACCagaatattagaaacagctctcaGCATGACGCAAGTGCGAGTCTAAAACAGGACTGGGCATGTGATTGAAAAGGATAAAGGCTGATTATACTTTTTCTCCATCATCTGcctttggacacacacacacacacacacacacacacacaccatgctTCTAACCCGTCATATGCTTCATCAGGCATGACacacatagaaataaatgggAGAATGTACTGTTCTCTTAGTGTGACGAATTAAGCAAATAATAGACATTACATCACATTAACTGCAAGCGAGTATTGGTGCATTCTATCCCTGATgtcaaatacattcaaacagtctatatttaaacattttagtcatacttaaattataacattttcaattagtaattattattagtaaATACTATTGAACTTTTAGTTACCGCTTCTAtttggatatacagtatataaaaaagtaAGCAACGTAAGACATTAAAGGCTACACtttcagtgaaaataaatgatcagTGTTAAATGcctaaaaacaagaaaatgagaGCTCTTTGTGTTCCTCAGTGAGCAAATGACTCATTTTGCATGCATCATTTAAGAGATAGCTGAATCCAACTGAATATCATCTGaaatttaaaatgtgacaagagggacaaaaatattcatttgtgtgtgtgagctaGAAGATGTTCATGGGAAAAGGATGTTTATTGTCaatgttttctaaatttgaatttCAACATTAGATGACACTTGAGACCTGTTAGCAGCGATTTTTTAATTACCTGGTGGTCTGTGCATTGTCCTGCTCGTCTGGAGTTCCTCTCTCGTATTGCTTCACCAgtgcacgaacacacacactcttgtCCACATCAGACATCCTGCAAATGGGAGGTGTGCCAAAAAGGGCATATTGCAACTTCTTAAGTCATTGTCAAGCTTTATAGCAGCAAATACAATGACCAGCCACATATTTAGGTACACCTGagaaaatcttttattttttttttttacaaggcatatttttccacacaaatattgttgaactttgactgtGGAGGCTTCACTTTCCAAAAAGAATTTCCCCCAAGTTACCTGTGAATGCGTGACGCACTTGCGGGCAGTGAGGCGTCATATCGGGCTGATGCGAGAGTAGCAGCAGCACCTTGAGCCAGTGCCACAGTGGAAAGAGGGTTGTGGCAAGGTGTTAAGCTCCTCCCACTTCCCAAAGCagccttgtgattggctgaggGCTTGAAGTGAGCAGCCAGTGCCAGGATAATCCTCATTACAGATTTCAGGTTGCCTTCAACAACGTCTGCAGAAAGAACAATGTATGACTCGTGAATGAAAAAGAGTTTGTAACACATTTAATTCTACTTTCAAATTCTGAATctataaaaaaatgtctgtgcTATGACAAACAGTACCTCTTACTGAGATGTGAGGCATGCGTATATGCCTGGAGGAGATGAATTGCAGCACTTGCTCCACATTCTTCTTGCTTTCTTCTTTGCTTTGAGGAGCCACACAAACACCCTCAAGCACTTCCCCAGCTGCCAAAAAGATTATATAGAAAATGACAGGATGATACAAACGTTATGACAGATGTGAGGGCATACGCTCAATACAGTCTGTATTATATGTATGATTTGAACAGATAGAGGCCAGTGATTCTCAAACACTGTACGCGGGTTacctctagtggtatgtgaaaAGTACAGATCAATTGTATTTAACCACAAAGTTTGAACAAATTTACATTTCAACCTTCGGAAAGGTTAGGGttcattttgaaacatttatttcGGTACAATCTTATAGACTATGTTGTAAAGAATTTAAAAGTTGTATACCACGCTAATGTGAACTTTTGTTGGACTTAAAATGAGCAAATTGATGGGCTGCATCCTTATACCGGCCACTTCCTGATGATCTGTGCAATTGTTAGAATATATTACGCACATGTGCATTTATTTACCAACTATCTCTATGAGCTGTACAAGAACCACTCCATCCTGCAGATCCCTCCTGAGGTCAGCGATGGGCTTCAGTCCAGGTTTCCTCTTGAGCTGAGCGTTCACCCAGGAGATGTAGGTGGCCAGTTGCTGCTGTAtagataagaaaaaaatgaatgtcaaaagGATAAAACGTATTTTCCTAATGGGACACAGAAGGCAGAAAACAGTGATAAACCAAGGGCCTCCGTCCTTTGTTTATTATGCGGGGACAAAGAGGGTGGGGGCGGGGTCAACCATCTGTACCACTAACCcaaatccattttttcccctcaagttCATGTTAAAACAACCAATAATATAGAATATTATCCAGTTGTGCTAAATGTCACACTTTGCATATATTTCAGGCAGTgcgttcctttttttcccttttttttaaccagtccCGTCCAATCACGTGACCACCGTTGTCCGGGATACACAACCCACCCCATTAAAACAACACATTAGAACCATTTTACTAATACGTAGTGCACATTTGAGCTTTATCGTATACAATTAGTCGTGTTAAATTTACTTTTGACAACCTCAAAGTGATTTATTACACGAATGATAAAAATTATGTCTTTAAACCTAAccacgttaaaaaaaatcaggatcGCATTTCCTTTACAAGAACAAACTACCGCGTATATTTGTATCAGTTTAAGTTTTATTCCCTCAAAACGACAGAATTATTCATGCAGTTGTGGTTTGCTCAAGCTAACCCAAAACAGGAACCGGAGTACCGTTACCTCGTTGAAGCCTCCGTGCAGCACCTCATCAAGCAAACTTCCCCGAGAAAGTGAAGCGATCATCTTTTCACTCGAAAACCCATTGAAGCCAGCTAAAGAGCCGGCTAACTACTTAGACTAGAATCTCATGGTTACGGACGAGCCGTAACAACAGGCTAACTATACAGTGCGGTTAGCGGTAGCCCTCCAAATGTCAAACATCGTTTGatggacgggaggaggaaacgACCCTCAttagtcaagctagccatcggagtcaagtcaaggcaacaACTTTGCTTCCGGTTGGTGctttaaaactaaaacaaacaagtgaCCACTTCCGGAAATAGGTCTGTGTTCTCAAATCCCACATGCTTTTTGAAATGGACAATGACGTTTTCGGAAAACTCACAactgtgttttatttaaatcacgataaatcacattcatgatgcaaaatacattttagaaatgAGTACAGTACTTACATTAGAATTGGCTAATCTGAGGAACTAAACGATAAATCAATTAGACAGGATAAAAATATATGTCAATTAAGAGCACAGCAAGTGGAAAGTTCAGtaataatttaaacaactcacTAAACTATTATCAAAGCACGCCT containing:
- the LOC144036272 gene encoding dixin-like isoform X2, which gives rise to MIASLSRGSLLDEVLHGGFNEQQLATYISWVNAQLKRKPGLKPIADLRRDLQDGVVLVQLIEIVAGEVLEGVCVAPQSKEESKKNVEQVLQFISSRHIRMPHISVRDVVEGNLKSVMRIILALAAHFKPSANHKAALGSGRSLTPCHNPLSTVALAQGAAATLASARYDASLPASASRIHRMSDVDKSVCVRALVKQYERGTPDEQDNAQTTSSVSPLPSPRAPPCTQTDHQEGDSTQSENRVESSVTVAESTWEDSIGETLEKEVEETRKMVSALQALLLQGSLPEDEQDLSLSLDEGHPDQQLVVIRSRLDQSMEESRELKRELLSCKQEIRNLQGIKKAQQQRLCTQEASILQMKQELLRASMAKDQLSNQKTELQWKLEECTRLWSDCKNEVGQKDRLLQQLKQKLEESQKQLLQLSHSNELQKELDHKNSIRQEVMNRDLQISPCTESNGYYYSANPASSISSAEEVQLLRDALRSLRSDFRAHDPQHHTLDTLEQGIVSLIDRLHAAHTHTVRGKSPRRKGQNSDCDSWPKVCQSNSTSTSSTKILYFRGRSPTPSMINIPKRLGEVTLKDVKAAVDQEGNYRYHFKALDPEFGTVKEEVFLDGAIVPGWEGKIVAWVEEDHGEDRHS
- the LOC144036272 gene encoding dixin-like isoform X1 is translated as MIASLSRGSLLDEVLHGGFNEQQLATYISWVNAQLKRKPGLKPIADLRRDLQDGVVLVQLIEIVAGEVLEGVCVAPQSKEESKKNVEQVLQFISSRHIRMPHISVRDVVEGNLKSVMRIILALAAHFKPSANHKAALGSGRSLTPCHNPLSTVALAQGAAATLASARYDASLPASASRIHRMSDVDKSVCVRALVKQYERGTPDEQDNAQTTSCSSVSPLPSPRAPPCTQTDHQEGDSTQSENRVESSVTVAESTWEDSIGETLEKEVEETRKMVSALQALLLQGSLPEDEQDLSLSLDEGHPDQQLVVIRSRLDQSMEESRELKRELLSCKQEIRNLQGIKKAQQQRLCTQEASILQMKQELLRASMAKDQLSNQKTELQWKLEECTRLWSDCKNEVGQKDRLLQQLKQKLEESQKQLLQLSHSNELQKELDHKNSIRQEVMNRDLQISPCTESNGYYYSANPASSISSAEEVQLLRDALRSLRSDFRAHDPQHHTLDTLEQGIVSLIDRLHAAHTHTVRGKSPRRKGQNSDCDSWPKVCQSNSTSTSSTKILYFRGRSPTPSMINIPKRLGEVTLKDVKAAVDQEGNYRYHFKALDPEFGTVKEEVFLDGAIVPGWEGKIVAWVEEDHGEDRHS